One genomic window of Candidatus Margulisiibacteriota bacterium includes the following:
- a CDS encoding deoxyribonuclease IV: MLLGAHMSIAGGVDKAIERGLSIGCAAIQIFVKNNNQWAGKPLSGQEIERFKTARKQSGIFVFAHAGYLINLATPLSDNLEKSHNSMIDELERCEALGLPFIVLHPGSHLGKGEGQGIGLVIKHLNELIKQTKGFQVKIALETTAGQGTNLGYKFAHLAEILSGIKEPERLAVCFDTCHSFAAGYDLKTPAGYRATWEEFDRTIGLDKLIAFHLNDSLKGLGSKLDRHEHIGRGELGLEPFRFLMNDKRFENLPMVLETPKGPEMKEDFENIKILRGLIDEKV; encoded by the coding sequence ATGTTACTTGGCGCCCATATGTCGATCGCCGGCGGAGTTGATAAGGCCATTGAACGGGGCCTCTCGATTGGCTGCGCCGCGATCCAGATCTTTGTAAAAAACAACAACCAATGGGCCGGCAAGCCATTAAGCGGCCAGGAGATTGAACGATTTAAAACAGCCCGCAAACAAAGCGGGATCTTCGTCTTTGCCCACGCCGGTTATTTGATCAACCTGGCCACTCCCCTCTCGGACAACCTTGAGAAATCACACAATTCAATGATAGATGAACTGGAACGCTGTGAAGCGCTCGGCTTGCCATTTATAGTCCTCCACCCGGGCTCGCACCTGGGAAAAGGCGAAGGCCAAGGCATAGGCTTGGTGATTAAGCATCTTAATGAATTGATCAAACAAACTAAAGGCTTTCAAGTAAAAATCGCCCTGGAGACGACCGCCGGCCAGGGAACAAATCTTGGCTATAAATTTGCCCACCTGGCAGAGATCCTCTCCGGAATCAAAGAACCGGAACGGTTGGCGGTCTGTTTTGACACCTGTCACTCATTCGCCGCCGGTTATGACCTAAAGACCCCCGCTGGCTATCGGGCAACCTGGGAAGAATTTGACCGAACGATCGGGCTGGACAAACTTATTGCTTTCCATCTAAACGATAGCCTTAAAGGATTAGGATCAAAGCTTGATCGTCACGAACACATCGGCCGGGGAGAATTGGGACTTGAGCCATTTCGCTTTCTGATGAATGACAAACGCTTTGAAAATTTACCAATGGTCCTGGAAACACCCAAAGGACCGGAAATGAAAGAAGATTTCGA